The following nucleotide sequence is from Alphaproteobacteria bacterium.
TCACGTCGCCGCCTAGGCGCTTGCCCGCAAGCTCGAACGAGGTGCGGGTGCGGGTCGAGTTCTCGAAAAACAGGTTGATCACCGTGCGGCCGCGCAAGCCGGTGCTCTTCTTGTCGGCTTTTCGGTTCTGATCGACGTAGGAGTCGGCGAGATCGAGGAGAAGCGTGATTTCCGCCGCCGATAGGCCCTCGATTCCCAGGAGATGCCGGTGCGGGAAGCGAAGCGAGGGGTCGGGGGCGCTCAAGGTCATTAAAGCGGCACTATATGTCGCGCCGCACCTCTCTCGCAAGGCATAGGTCGCGCGCGTGATCGCGGTCGAGGCTGGTTCGCATCTTCGGTCGGCGAATTAACGCATGTCAGCCCATCGCGGTCCCGGGCTTGGTCGGCCCTGATGTTCCACTTTTGGGAATTTTCGTGCTTGTTCCCAAACGTGGAACTTGCTATATTTTTGATGGTGCAGATTATCGCTCGCCGCACGCTCAGGCTCTTTTGGCAAAAGCATCCGCAAGCAAAAGTGCCCCTGGTTGCTTGGTTCGCGGCGGTCGAGAAGGCCGTCTGGGCGACACCGGCGGACGCCAAGGCCCAGTTTGGTGCGGCTGTCGATTTCGTTGCTGACAATCGGCTCATATTCGACATAGGCGGCAACAAATACCGACTTGTCGTCCATGTTG
It contains:
- a CDS encoding type II toxin-antitoxin system HigB family toxin, which encodes MQIIARRTLRLFWQKHPQAKVPLVAWFAAVEKAVWATPADAKAQFGAAVDFVADNRLIFDIGGNKYRLVVHVAYRFRRVLIKFVGTHADYDKIDAETV